GATAGAAATGCAACGGCTCTTGGTATTGGTTAGCAGTCGTTAGTGAATTATGATTTGCAGGGATATTTATATCactatagaaaatatttaaattatttgacTAAATATagtacatttaaaaaatatacatctaATATTATTGTTTAAAAAAGTAGCTTTCTGTTCTATAAATTCGACTTTGTGTCGCTCAAATTTTGATCACgcgattttatttttcttttttgattcAATTAATTATGTTGATAAAGTCAGATAGAATATATACGCATATCCCCAAATTCTAAAGAAAAACGTATTTCAATATCGATAAAATGTTGTTTAAAATGATGTATTGTTATGTGTTATTCAGAATGGATACATTTAACTAATAAAactaataaaagatatatggaTAAATTTTTAACTGtatgtaacatatatattaatatagaagaaataattaaatatttgaaaaaacaaataatgcaatataataacTATTAGAAAtaaatccaaaaaggattttctCTCTATTATTACATACCCAATAGTGTAATTGAAAATAAGCTTTTAACTTGCCTTCATTACATGTTGATTATACCTAGAAAATTTCTGATTGTCTGGTTAACAAACCTGAGCGTTCTAGTATAAAATTGGCTACCCGTATGGAGCCCGATAAAGCATAGAGGCGGTGCTGCCAAGTCAGGGAGGGGGGCCCGCGGTCACGTGACCGAGCTGCGTTTTGAGCGCACTAACCAGGTACGAGTAAATTCGTTGTTTTTTTCGTGGTTTTTCGCGCGCCACGGCCGAAAAAGCCGAGGCGTCGTGAATTTCGCTTGTTTCTGACTCCGGACGTGTCCTTCGAGTACGCAAACAACGCTTATAATAACTGTGAGTTACTTGCAAATACTTTGACTCGATCATCTTACGGAGATCTATCGATGCTCCACCGCGGCGATGGTTGACAAGCCTTCCTCGCAAAACCAGAAATGGCGTCTACCGTGCACATGGTCTGCGGAAAATATTCTACATCAACGTCATAGTACCGATTCAGGAATATAACGAACTCTACACGGCCAATTTCTTTATCATCCGTTTGAAGAATTTTCACAACTCGCTTACGAACAACAACGCAACGGACAAGGTGTTTTTTGTGATGCGCCAGATAATCCTCCTTCGTCATATTCTCACCGCGCACGTCaaaatttctctcttttttttttttattacttcaTCGTCATTTGAAATCTTCTGTGTTGCGGGAAGAAAGCTCACAAATCTTTTCGGTGTTTTCGGTGAATATAATCGTTTGCATTGAACGACATGGTCCTTGGGAATTTCGCAAAATCTTGTGGATAAGGTTTAGATCATTCTGCATATCGCCCTGACGCTTACTTATTCGTTCTTCTTCTAGACAACCGTTTTAGGAAAAACGTGActattttaagaaatatttgttaaatcGTTTGATCTTGTATTTATTATCATTAGCCGACCCTAACCTTTTCATCTATGCTTAAAAGgtagaaataaaattgtatcTTGCAGACGTTTATTTAATGTCGactttttttattaattcttcaTACACACATCTTCATAAATGTGATTTGATATTGTGCTTGACATGTTTTATAACTGttaaaatgtttttaaataCCAATTGTTTTTCTCACTTAGGTTATTTTCAAAATGCATATTTTTATGGTATAATTGCTAATACCGTGGGTTATGTGGGTATTCTAAAAATTCCTAAATTGAACAAGATGTATTTTATTCTTCTTCGCTAATTCTTCAAAATCCATAGTTTTATTAGATGTAATTATGTATGATAATCATGGTTATACAATCTATCTGACGATAGTACATATACAAGTAATTTATggttatacattttttataaatattaatttatgtatttatatatttacattatatttatctatttaatGGTATGAAATTTTATTGTATGATATTTTGGCTTATTCTTGATATCAAATATTCTtagttaatattaattaattcttatttaGAAAAAAAGTGATAGTAATCTGGTCATTTACTGAAAAATTTAGTTTGTTGAATTAGTCTTTTAACTTTTTAGttaatttatgtattttatcaTATATTATTCTAAAAgatgttgttatttatttttagaaaattagaaaatgttttaaaagtatgtatcttatttataatattacaagttacattttatAATCTGGAATCAATAATTTTATGCATTATTTATACTTTATTCATCATTagtgaaaaataattaattgctATTAGAAATGTGTAATTTTATCATATACTTCTATAAAGATAATAGAAGtacttacagacattaattttaattcttatATAACTTTCAgaatgtaaaatttataattaatatcaaacattttcaatttttacaaaattaaaaaagaattcaGAATTATATGTAGTTTTGTTATtgcaatatattatacattgcaataaaataaaataatgtttttgactttttatattttaattagttAATAAAACTAAATTTGAATTAATAGATGTATTTATAACATACATAGTATTTATTTTTAGTATATTATACTAGATATACACAATTAATTGTTTTCTTTGTTACAGACTGTAAATAGAGAGTGTATATAGTGTGATAGGGGAGTGATATAGGTGTGTGGCATTTTAGTTGGCAATGAGTTCAAGCAACAAATCGGTGTCCTCCGGTGGGAGAGgcaccaataaaaataaatcatcACAACAACATGGGAAATCAGATCATCATCAAACTAAATCATCGGATTCGATAAAGCATGAAAAAACGCAGGTCAGTAAATATAGCcaattactttattattatgAGTGATAGAAAGATTTCTTTTTATGCACTTTTGTTTTTTGtttattcgataaagaatttttattaaaaaatatggcGTTGTAGCCAAACACTGTTCAGATGCGGCATGCACAAATCATTGACACTAGAATGGGCAGTGGTGAAGATCCTGTTTTGAAAGAGCGCATAAAGCAAGTCATGGATATGACTAGACGATCAGAAGATGAAGTTGTTATGGCTTTACATGATAGTGATGGTGACTTGGACCGTGCTGTTAATGATCTTTTGGAGGGAGTAAAAACAGAATGGGAAGTGAAAAAAAAGAAGCCTCGTCAACCTAGTGGTTCAAAACAAAATATGGATACCTCTGGTGGTCAAGATGAAGGTGGTGATTGGGATGAAAGGCGCAATCAACGAGGAGGTGGTCCTCCACGTATGCGAGGTCGTGCTAACCATGATAATCGTGGATGTACGTTaagataaatattatacatattgatATACATTATTGATGCCACGTGTCTAAATAAATCTTTACTTAGGGCGCGGTCGAGAAAATaaagagaacgaaagaaacatggAAGATGGTATTCGTGATGGAAGTTACAGTGGTAACAGAAGAGGAAGAGGTGGTCCAGGAAGACCAGGTCGAGGAGGACGAGGTGGAGGGAGAGGGCTTGGTCCACGAACATTTGCTAACCGTAATGACCCATCATCTACTTCATCTGCTCATAGTTTTAATCGATCAATTGATACATGGACAGGTAATGAAGAACAACAACAAGCTGCTCAGGAGCCAAAGATGGGTAAgtctgtttaaatatttcaattattcaCATTTTAAGTTATTTAACCTTATTATCTCACACAACAAAAATATGTGAGTAGATGCATGGAATAATTTGGATTCTGCAGAAGACTGGGAGAATGAAGAGTATACAGGTTCGTTGGCGGATACAAAAGTTTTTACACCGAGCACTTCTGCAGCAGAACCTACACCTTCTACAGAAGAAGCAAAAACTCAAGATCTGCAACCAGTGCAATCTAACCAGACTGTAAATTTATCATTATTACAACAGGAAGTATGTAACATTgctttttaaatcaatattagtaATTACATGTAATAAAAAGTATCTTTTTATTTATGCATATAAGGAATTACCAAAATTATCAGAAATACAACCAATCCAACAACAAACTTTAATTCAACAAACTCAACAACAACAACCTGTATTGAGCTTACCTACAATGCAACTATCACAGCAGCCAAACGCTATAAGCGGTGGGGTATTAACAGCTGCCCAAACACAATATTTAACACAACTTACCCAACAAACAAGTGAAAACTTGAAATCTGCAGGACAAAATACATTCTCCTCATCGATATCCAGCCAGGTagctaaataatatatatgtctatgaattattttataatgtaatatataaactAGAATATAGttgtatttcttaaatatatcaGCCTCAGAGGCAGACAAAACAACGTCCAAGGGTGCCACCACCATCAAAAATACCATCAAGTGCTGTAGAAATGCCTGGAGATGCTGTTAATAGTGGCATTGGATTTCTTGATGTCCAATTTGGTGCACTGGAATTTGGTAGTGATTCAAGCTCTCTTGATGGTTCTGCAAATGAAAAATACAATTCAGCTAATAATACAATAGCTGGTGTAGATGTGTCTTCTACTACAAATGCTGTAAACACTGCCAATACAAATAATTCTTTGGATATCGAAACAACGCAACCATCATCGACGACACCTTTCAACACTACTTCTCAAATGGTtgctttattatataaatattaatacttGTCATTTTTTAATGCTTACAATTTATTGAATAATTCTATATTTACTTACAGTTATCAAATAGCGACAATTTACCGGTATCGAGTGAACATTCGATAAACGCTCAAACATTCACTGCTCGTGGTAGCAGTTCTGGACAAACTTTAGATATTAATAAACAAGATTTCACTTCACAAGTCTCACCAGGAAATGCACCTCCGTATGGTACAACAACAACTTATCAATCTCAAAAGTCATCATTTCAAGCACCTACAGCGACTCCCAGCACTTATAACGCATATTCTACAAATGCTCAATCTGCTCAATCATCTTTTCAAACTGCATCTGGCACGAGTGCTAACAGTTATTCTGCAACAGCAACTGTTTCACAAGCAAGTTATAATTCTTCATCATCATTTCCTCAATCTAATACGTCAACCTTTAGTCAAGCTTCTCCTTCTGCATCTGCGTCTGCAACTTCAGGTTATAATCAACCAACAACTACAAATCAGGTAATTATtatgttgtataatattaaaatgatttatattatataaaattcatttttttaaataggtATATCAGTCTGCGACTGGATATGTACCTACCACAACATCTCAGTATCAAGCACAGTCTGTAGCTACAAATACTGTATCAAATAGTAGTACAGGCTATCAAACAAGTGGATATCAAGGATCGTCTTCATTTCAGACGACTCCACAAGCTTATCAACCATCTGTCACTACATTCACTTCACCTATTACCCAAACATCCGGAGCTTACCAAAGCGCAGCACAATCTGTAAGTATGTCATTTCATGAGCTCGAATATTACTTAAAtgcaagaaattaataaattatacttaCAGGTATATGCAAATGCATATGGCACATATGCCAGTCAACAACAAACAGCATCTCACAATCATAAATTGAACAGTAATACAACAAAAGATTCTCAATATGATAGTAACACGACGACATCAAATAGTTCTCTTGCGACTACAACGGCACCCACATTAGGTCTTAGTTCTGCCTCCGTAAATAGTTCACAAACTAAAGTAACAAATTCTAATGGTAAGCAGTGTCTAAACACTAAAAATTGAAGTTATTTCTATGGTcagataaaaaaaaattgtaatgtGATTTTTAAAGCGGTACCGAAAAGTACATCGAGTGGAGTAGTAACGGGTAGTAGTGGAACTGGAAATATGACAGGTGGTGGTGCAGCTGGTAGCATGACTCCAATGCTAAGTCACCAATATATTATGGGT
This portion of the Bombus affinis isolate iyBomAffi1 chromosome 1, iyBomAffi1.2, whole genome shotgun sequence genome encodes:
- the LOC126917319 gene encoding protein lingerer isoform X5 — protein: MSSSNKSVSSGGRGTNKNKSSQQHGKSDHHQTKSSDSIKHEKTQPNTVQMRHAQIIDTRMGSGEDPVLKERIKQVMDMTRRSEDEVVMALHDSDGDLDRAVNDLLEGVKTEWEVKKKKPRQPSGSKQNMDTSGGQDEGGDWDERRNQRGGGPPRMRGRANHDNRGWRGRENKENERNMEDGIRDGSYSGNRRGRGGPGRPGRGGRGGGRGLGPRTFANRNDPSSTSSAHSFNRSIDTWTGNEEQQQAAQEPKMDAWNNLDSAEDWENEEYTGSLADTKVFTPSTSAAEPTPSTEEAKTQDLQPVQSNQTVNLSLLQQEELPKLSEIQPIQQQTLIQQTQQQQPVLSLPTMQLSQQPNAISGGVLTAAQTQYLTQLTQQTSENLKSAGQNTFSSSISSQPQRQTKQRPRVPPPSKIPSSAVEMPGDAVNSGIGFLDVQFGALEFGSDSSSLDGSANEKYNSANNTIAGVDVSSTTNAVNTANTNNSLDIETTQPSSTTPFNTTSQMLSNSDNLPVSSEHSINAQTFTARGSSSGQTLDINKQDFTSQVSPGNAPPYGTTTTYQSQKSSFQAPTATPSTYNAYSTNAQSAQSSFQTASGTSANSYSATATVSQASYNSSSSFPQSNTSTFSQASPSASASATSGYNQPTTTNQVYQSATGYVPTTTSQYQAQSVATNTVSNSSTGYQTSGYQGSSSFQTTPQAYQPSVTTFTSPITQTSGAYQSAAQSVYANAYGTYASQQQTASHNHKLNSNTTKDSQYDSNTTTSNSSLATTTAPTLGLSSASVNSSQTKVTNSNAVPKSTSSGVVTGSSGTGNMTGGGAAGSMTPMLSHQYIMGQGVPYAFQQPMYSYEELQLMQQRIPHMTTGPATSLGGGRGDALSGVQGVQGVQGVQGAYTSISDARFARNDSNASPVPSTMSQQTATQHQQPMMNPTLPPTYAYFAYGGGIMPGGFQYGTPAIYPQIATAGNAGTNSGAYSAKPGSYGSGYGAGASYDALASAGPSAEYKGAGNSYTTTQTGKTGTSTGNTNTGGSSATDISATMYAKSHVALSKVNSYDKQTFHSATPPPFSLTGSQNAGLPGAYGTPHLFIPTMPHQLHQPLHQDGGSSAGQRSNTSSQNKAQAKPGYSPSYWTGSN
- the LOC126917319 gene encoding protein lingerer isoform X4, which codes for MSSSNKSVSSGGRGTNKNKSSQQHGKSDHHQTKSSDSIKHEKTQPNTVQMRHAQIIDTRMGSGEDPVLKERIKQVMDMTRRSEDEVVMALHDSDGDLDRAVNDLLEGVKTEWEVKKKKPRQPSGSKQNMDTSGGQDEGGDWDERRNQRGGGPPRMRGRANHDNRGWRGRENKENERNMEDGIRDGSYSGNRRGRGGPGRPGRGGRGGGRGLGPRTFANRNDPSSTSSAHSFNRSIDTWTGNEEQQQAAQEPKMEDWENEEYTGSLADTKVFTPSTSAAEPTPSTEEAKTQDLQPVQSNQTVNLSLLQQEELPKLSEIQPIQQQTLIQQTQQQQPVLSLPTMQLSQQPNAISGGVLTAAQTQYLTQLTQQTSENLKSAGQNTFSSSISSQPQRQTKQRPRVPPPSKIPSSAVEMPGDAVNSGIGFLDVQFGALEFGSDSSSLDGSANEKYNSANNTIAGVDVSSTTNAVNTANTNNSLDIETTQPSSTTPFNTTSQMLSNSDNLPVSSEHSINAQTFTARGSSSGQTLDINKQDFTSQVSPGNAPPYGTTTTYQSQKSSFQAPTATPSTYNAYSTNAQSAQSSFQTASGTSANSYSATATVSQASYNSSSSFPQSNTSTFSQASPSASASATSGYNQPTTTNQVYQSATGYVPTTTSQYQAQSVATNTVSNSSTGYQTSGYQGSSSFQTTPQAYQPSVTTFTSPITQTSGAYQSAAQSVYANAYGTYASQQQTASHNHKLNSNTTKDSQYDSNTTTSNSSLATTTAPTLGLSSASVNSSQTKVTNSNAVPKSTSSGVVTGSSGTGNMTGGGAAGSMTPMLSHQYIMGQGVPYAFQQPMYSYEELQLMQQRIPHMPTTGYYDAALGYQTTGPATSLGGGRGDALSGVQGVQGVQGVQGAYTSISDARFARNDSNASPVPSTMSQQTATQHQQPMMNPTLPPTYAYFAYGGGIMPGGFQYGTPAIYPQIATAGNAGTNSGAYSAKPGSYGSGYGAGASYDALASAGPSAEYKGAGNSYTTTQTGKTGTSTGNTNTGGSSATDISATMYAKSHVALSKVNSYDKQTFHSATPPPFSLTGSQNAGLPGAYGTPHLFIPTMPHQLHQPLHQDGGSSAGQRSNTSSQNKAQAKPGYSPSYWTGSN
- the LOC126917319 gene encoding protein lingerer isoform X3, whose amino-acid sequence is MSSSNKSVSSGGRGTNKNKSSQQHGKSDHHQTKSSDSIKHEKTQMRHAQIIDTRMGSGEDPVLKERIKQVMDMTRRSEDEVVMALHDSDGDLDRAVNDLLEGVKTEWEVKKKKPRQPSGSKQNMDTSGGQDEGGDWDERRNQRGGGPPRMRGRANHDNRGWRGRENKENERNMEDGIRDGSYSGNRRGRGGPGRPGRGGRGGGRGLGPRTFANRNDPSSTSSAHSFNRSIDTWTGNEEQQQAAQEPKMDAWNNLDSAEDWENEEYTGSLADTKVFTPSTSAAEPTPSTEEAKTQDLQPVQSNQTVNLSLLQQEELPKLSEIQPIQQQTLIQQTQQQQPVLSLPTMQLSQQPNAISGGVLTAAQTQYLTQLTQQTSENLKSAGQNTFSSSISSQPQRQTKQRPRVPPPSKIPSSAVEMPGDAVNSGIGFLDVQFGALEFGSDSSSLDGSANEKYNSANNTIAGVDVSSTTNAVNTANTNNSLDIETTQPSSTTPFNTTSQMLSNSDNLPVSSEHSINAQTFTARGSSSGQTLDINKQDFTSQVSPGNAPPYGTTTTYQSQKSSFQAPTATPSTYNAYSTNAQSAQSSFQTASGTSANSYSATATVSQASYNSSSSFPQSNTSTFSQASPSASASATSGYNQPTTTNQVYQSATGYVPTTTSQYQAQSVATNTVSNSSTGYQTSGYQGSSSFQTTPQAYQPSVTTFTSPITQTSGAYQSAAQSVYANAYGTYASQQQTASHNHKLNSNTTKDSQYDSNTTTSNSSLATTTAPTLGLSSASVNSSQTKVTNSNAVPKSTSSGVVTGSSGTGNMTGGGAAGSMTPMLSHQYIMGQGVPYAFQQPMYSYEELQLMQQRIPHMPTTGYYDAALGYQTTGPATSLGGGRGDALSGVQGVQGVQGVQGAYTSISDARFARNDSNASPVPSTMSQQTATQHQQPMMNPTLPPTYAYFAYGGGIMPGGFQYGTPAIYPQIATAGNAGTNSGAYSAKPGSYGSGYGAGASYDALASAGPSAEYKGAGNSYTTTQTGKTGTSTGNTNTGGSSATDISATMYAKSHVALSKVNSYDKQTFHSATPPPFSLTGSQNAGLPGAYGTPHLFIPTMPHQLHQPLHQDGGSSAGQRSNTSSQNKAQAKPGYSPSYWTGSN
- the LOC126917319 gene encoding protein lingerer isoform X1 codes for the protein MSSSNKSVSSGGRGTNKNKSSQQHGKSDHHQTKSSDSIKHEKTQPNTVQMRHAQIIDTRMGSGEDPVLKERIKQVMDMTRRSEDEVVMALHDSDGDLDRAVNDLLEGVKTEWEVKKKKPRQPSGSKQNMDTSGGQDEGGDWDERRNQRGGGPPRMRGRANHDNRGWRGRENKENERNMEDGIRDGSYSGNRRGRGGPGRPGRGGRGGGRGLGPRTFANRNDPSSTSSAHSFNRSIDTWTGNEEQQQAAQEPKMDAWNNLDSAEDWENEEYTGSLADTKVFTPSTSAAEPTPSTEEAKTQDLQPVQSNQTVNLSLLQQEELPKLSEIQPIQQQTLIQQTQQQQPVLSLPTMQLSQQPNAISGGVLTAAQTQYLTQLTQQTSENLKSAGQNTFSSSISSQPQRQTKQRPRVPPPSKIPSSAVEMPGDAVNSGIGFLDVQFGALEFGSDSSSLDGSANEKYNSANNTIAGVDVSSTTNAVNTANTNNSLDIETTQPSSTTPFNTTSQMLSNSDNLPVSSEHSINAQTFTARGSSSGQTLDINKQDFTSQVSPGNAPPYGTTTTYQSQKSSFQAPTATPSTYNAYSTNAQSAQSSFQTASGTSANSYSATATVSQASYNSSSSFPQSNTSTFSQASPSASASATSGYNQPTTTNQVYQSATGYVPTTTSQYQAQSVATNTVSNSSTGYQTSGYQGSSSFQTTPQAYQPSVTTFTSPITQTSGAYQSAAQSVYANAYGTYASQQQTASHNHKLNSNTTKDSQYDSNTTTSNSSLATTTAPTLGLSSASVNSSQTKVTNSNAVPKSTSSGVVTGSSGTGNMTGGGAAGSMTPMLSHQYIMGQGVPYAFQQPMYSYEELQLMQQRIPHMPTTGYYDAALGYQTTGPATSLGGGRGDALSGVQGVQGVQGVQGAYTSISDARFARNDSNASPVPSTMSQQTATQHQQPMMNPTLPPTYAYFAYGGGIMPGGFQYGTPAIYPQIATAGNAGTNSGAYSAKPGSYGSGYGAGASYDALASAGPSAEYKGAGNSYTTTQTGKTGTSTGNTNTGGSSATDISATMYAKSHVALSKVNSYDKQTFHSATPPPFSLTGSQNAGLPGAYGTPHLFIPTMPHQLHQPLHQDGGSSAGQRSNTSSQNKAQAKPGYSPSYWTGSN
- the LOC126917319 gene encoding protein lingerer isoform X2; this translates as MSSSNKSVSSGGRGTNKNKSSQQHGKSDHHQTKSSDSIKHEKTQPNTVQMRHAQIIDTRMGSGEDPVLKERIKQVMDMTRRSEDEVVMALHDSDGDLDRAVNDLLEGVKTEWEVKKKKPRQPSGSKQNMDTSGGQDEGGDWDERRNQRGGGPPRMRGRANHDNRGWRGRENKENERNMEDGIRDGSYSGNRRGRGGPGRPGRGGRGGGRGLGPRTFANRNDPSSTSSAHSFNRSIDTWTGNEEQQQAAQEPKMDAWNNLDSAEDWENEEYTGSLADTKVFTPSTSAAEPTPSTEEAKTQDLQPVQSNQTVNLSLLQQEELPKLSEIQPIQQQTLIQQTQQQQPVLSLPTMQLSQQPNAISGGVLTAAQTQYLTQLTQQTSENLKSAGQNTFSSSISSQPQRQTKQRPRVPPPSKIPSSAVEMPGDAVNSGIGFLDVQFGALEFGSDSSSLDGSANEKYNSANNTIAGVDVSSTTNAVNTANTNNSLDIETTQPSSTTPFNTTSQMLSNSDNLPVSSEHSINAQTFTARGSSSGQTLDINKQDFTSQVSPGNAPPYGTTTTYQSQKSSFQAPTATPSTYNAYSTNAQSAQSSFQTASGTSANSYSATATVSQASYNSSSSFPQSNTSTFSQASPSASASATSGYNQPTTTNQVYQSATGYVPTTTSQYQAQSVATNTVSNSSTGYQTSGYQGSSSFQTTPQAYQPSVTTFTSPITQTSGAYQSAAQSVYANAYGTYASQQQTASHNHKLNSNTTKDSQYDSNTTTSNSSLATTTAPTLGLSSASVNSSQTKVTNSNAVPKSTSSGVVTGSSGTGNMTGGGAAGSMTPMLSHQYIMGQGVPYAFQQPMYSYEELQLMQQRIPHMPTTGYYDAALGYQTTGPATSLGGGRGDALSGVQGVQGVQGVQGAYTSISDARFARNDSNASPVPSTMSQQTATQHQQPMMNPTLPPTYAYFAYGGGIMPGGFQYGTPAIYPIATAGNAGTNSGAYSAKPGSYGSGYGAGASYDALASAGPSAEYKGAGNSYTTTQTGKTGTSTGNTNTGGSSATDISATMYAKSHVALSKVNSYDKQTFHSATPPPFSLTGSQNAGLPGAYGTPHLFIPTMPHQLHQPLHQDGGSSAGQRSNTSSQNKAQAKPGYSPSYWTGSN